Proteins encoded within one genomic window of uncultured Draconibacterium sp.:
- a CDS encoding ABC transporter permease produces MLLLRLIYESFSFAANSLAANKLRTILSLLGVTIGIFAIISVFTVIDSLEGFIRDSLNSLGSNMVYVQKMPWTPPEGETEYPFWKYQNRPVPTLEETDEVKRRAQTVDDAAFLFGFGRKVQYGSTSLDNAVILATSGGLLNVWNLEIAKGRYFTDSEMRTGAPVTVIGHEIANQLFDGLDPVGRTIKIQGQKFNIIGVYTPMGQDAFGTSMDRYIHISVVKSYYMIDVRNRDRGQTICIKAKDNIDNDKFMAELEGIMRTIRRLKPMEENDFALNEVSIVANQFDQFFVVFNLAGAIIGGFSILVGGFGIANIMFVSVKERTKIIGIQKSLGAKRYFILLQFIFEAIVLSVIGGVVGLILIYAGTIIVNQSTDFTIVLTTANIINGLMISSVIGFIAGFMPARAAAKLDPVIAINSV; encoded by the coding sequence ATGTTACTGCTTCGATTGATATACGAGTCTTTTTCGTTTGCGGCAAATTCGCTTGCAGCCAACAAGCTGCGTACCATACTTTCGTTGCTGGGTGTTACCATTGGCATTTTTGCCATTATTTCGGTTTTTACGGTTATCGATTCGCTGGAAGGTTTTATTCGCGACAGCCTGAATTCGCTGGGCAGTAACATGGTTTATGTGCAAAAAATGCCGTGGACACCACCCGAAGGCGAAACAGAATATCCTTTCTGGAAATACCAGAATCGCCCCGTACCTACTTTAGAGGAAACTGATGAAGTAAAACGACGTGCACAAACGGTTGACGATGCCGCTTTTTTGTTCGGTTTTGGCCGTAAAGTTCAATACGGAAGTACCTCCCTCGACAATGCAGTAATATTAGCAACATCGGGAGGACTGCTGAATGTTTGGAACCTGGAAATTGCCAAAGGACGCTATTTTACCGATTCGGAAATGCGAACCGGTGCGCCGGTTACAGTAATCGGGCACGAAATTGCTAACCAGCTTTTCGACGGATTAGATCCGGTTGGCCGCACCATAAAAATCCAGGGGCAAAAATTCAACATTATTGGTGTTTATACGCCAATGGGGCAAGATGCTTTTGGCACCAGTATGGACCGCTATATCCACATCAGTGTAGTAAAATCGTACTACATGATTGATGTCCGCAACCGCGACCGGGGGCAAACCATTTGTATTAAAGCAAAAGACAATATCGACAACGACAAATTTATGGCCGAGCTGGAAGGTATAATGCGAACAATACGCCGGCTAAAACCAATGGAAGAAAATGATTTTGCATTGAATGAGGTTAGTATTGTGGCGAATCAGTTCGATCAGTTTTTTGTGGTTTTTAATTTGGCAGGAGCCATTATTGGCGGATTTTCGATATTGGTTGGTGGATTTGGAATTGCCAACATCATGTTTGTTTCGGTGAAAGAACGTACCAAGATTATTGGCATCCAGAAATCGCTCGGTGCTAAACGTTATTTCATTCTGTTGCAATTTATATTCGAGGCGATTGTACTTTCGGTAATTGGCGGAGTTGTTGGATTAATTTTGATTTATGCAGGAACAATTATAGTGAACCAGTCGACTGATTTTACCATTGTTTTAACGACCGCAAATATTATTAATGGCCTGATGATTTCTTCCGTTATCGGATTTATCGCCGGATTTATGCCGGCACGTGCTGCGGCCAAACTCGATCCGGTAATTGCAATAAATTCGGTTTAA
- the mgtE gene encoding magnesium transporter: MSFEATREYIEQLRELIEEGKKKEVTALMEDLHPADIAEVMDDLNTEEAKFIYLLLDGEKASDVLIEIDEDDRRRFLKVIPPEMIATRFIEYMDSDDAADVVADLDEDIQKEVLNEIEDIEQAGDIIDLLDYEEDSAGGIMAKELVSVNENWNVATCLKEISRQAEEVDEIFYIYVTDDDDKLKGVLSLKKLILNHTNTKVSKIYDPEIQKVYTNARQEEVAELMDKYDLVAMPVVDEIGRLQGRITFDDVIDFVRDEAEKDYQMVSGITGDVEPGDKVWQILRARFPWLLIGLLGGILSAVVLGSHEESLTKVTQLAFFIPLIAAMAGNVGVQSSSIVVQSIASGVKDIETPARKLVKEVSIAVLTASIFAMLIFFYNFFVSGNMNLTYSVSISLFIVIIFASLFGTVIPLILNRFKIDPALATGPFITTMNDILGMMIYLTISGMFFNLV, encoded by the coding sequence ATGAGTTTTGAAGCAACCAGAGAATACATTGAGCAGTTAAGAGAGCTGATTGAGGAAGGGAAGAAGAAGGAAGTTACTGCTTTAATGGAAGATCTTCACCCGGCGGATATTGCTGAGGTTATGGATGATCTGAACACTGAGGAAGCAAAATTCATTTATTTATTGCTTGATGGCGAAAAAGCTTCGGATGTTCTGATTGAGATTGATGAAGACGACCGTCGCCGCTTTTTAAAAGTTATTCCGCCTGAAATGATCGCCACCCGGTTCATCGAATACATGGACTCGGATGATGCTGCCGACGTTGTTGCCGATCTGGATGAAGATATTCAGAAGGAAGTGCTTAATGAGATTGAAGACATTGAGCAGGCCGGAGATATTATCGATCTGCTGGATTACGAAGAGGATTCGGCCGGTGGTATAATGGCAAAAGAGCTGGTTTCGGTAAACGAAAATTGGAATGTAGCAACCTGCCTGAAAGAAATAAGCCGCCAGGCTGAAGAGGTGGACGAGATCTTCTATATTTATGTAACCGATGATGATGATAAACTAAAGGGAGTATTATCATTAAAAAAGCTGATATTAAACCATACCAACACCAAAGTATCGAAAATCTACGACCCTGAAATACAAAAAGTGTATACCAACGCCCGGCAGGAAGAGGTGGCTGAGTTGATGGATAAATACGACTTGGTTGCGATGCCTGTTGTGGATGAAATTGGCCGCCTGCAAGGGCGTATTACTTTCGATGATGTGATTGATTTTGTGCGTGACGAAGCCGAAAAAGATTACCAGATGGTTTCGGGTATTACCGGCGATGTAGAGCCCGGTGACAAAGTGTGGCAAATTTTACGTGCGCGTTTTCCGTGGTTGCTGATTGGTTTATTGGGAGGTATTTTGAGTGCTGTAGTCTTAGGCTCGCACGAGGAGTCGCTGACAAAAGTTACCCAGCTGGCATTTTTTATTCCGTTGATTGCGGCGATGGCCGGTAATGTTGGAGTTCAGTCATCGTCGATTGTGGTGCAAAGTATTGCAAGTGGTGTGAAAGATATTGAAACTCCCGCCCGAAAATTAGTAAAAGAAGTATCGATAGCAGTGTTAACGGCAAGTATTTTTGCTATGCTAATTTTTTTCTACAATTTCTTTGTTTCCGGAAATATGAACCTCACTTATTCTGTTTCCATCTCATTATTTATTGTAATTATTTTTGCCTCGTTGTTTGGCACCGTAATTCCATTAATTCTGAATCGTTTTAAAATCGACCCAGCTTTGGCAACCGGGCCGTTTATTACTACCATGAACGATATTTTGGGAATGATGATCTACCTTACTATCTCGGGGATGTTTTTCAATCTGGTTTAA
- a CDS encoding FtsX-like permease family protein encodes MNTELFISRRLFFDKANKKQLSQRIIRIALAGIALGLTVMIVAVAVVTGFKKEIRNKVIGFGSHIQIINYDSNNSYETSPISEDQPFLDDVKALPGVKRLQPYATKPGMIKTDEYIQGIVFKGVDADYDWQFFRKHLIEGQLPAINDSARVNEVLLSAQVAKLLRLKLNDRIVLYFITGDEKFPRMQQMEISGIYRTGFEEFDQLFIVGDLKQIQRLNDWRPDQITGFEVITTDFFNIDNIEQEIRNIIISYRKENSEILRTQSITRVYPQIFDWLSILDMNVWIILALMVIVAAFNMVSGLLVLILERASMIGVLKAMGSPNWSIRKVFVYLSVFLTGRGLLWGNIIGVAIVLLQMVFHVIRLNPESYYVDYVPMNFSLTHLLLLNLGTIVITSLILIIPSWFISKISPDKVIRFD; translated from the coding sequence TTGAACACCGAACTCTTTATATCGCGCAGGCTTTTTTTCGACAAGGCGAACAAAAAGCAATTGTCGCAACGTATTATTCGTATTGCGCTGGCAGGCATTGCGCTGGGTTTAACGGTAATGATTGTCGCCGTGGCAGTGGTTACCGGTTTTAAAAAAGAGATCCGCAACAAAGTAATCGGCTTTGGTTCGCACATCCAGATCATTAATTACGACTCGAACAACTCGTACGAAACCAGCCCGATCTCTGAAGATCAGCCTTTCCTTGACGATGTAAAAGCGCTGCCTGGTGTAAAACGGTTACAGCCTTATGCCACCAAACCGGGCATGATAAAAACCGACGAGTACATTCAAGGAATTGTATTTAAAGGAGTAGACGCAGACTACGACTGGCAATTTTTCAGGAAACACCTTATTGAAGGCCAGTTGCCGGCTATTAACGATAGTGCCCGTGTAAACGAAGTATTACTTTCGGCGCAGGTGGCCAAATTGCTGCGTCTGAAACTGAACGACCGCATTGTGTTATATTTTATTACCGGAGATGAGAAATTCCCGAGAATGCAACAAATGGAGATTAGTGGTATTTACCGCACCGGCTTCGAGGAGTTCGACCAGCTGTTTATTGTGGGCGACCTGAAACAAATTCAGCGGCTTAACGACTGGCGTCCTGACCAGATTACCGGCTTCGAGGTAATTACCACCGACTTTTTCAATATCGACAACATTGAACAGGAAATACGTAATATAATTATCAGCTACCGCAAGGAAAACTCGGAGATATTACGCACACAAAGTATAACACGCGTTTATCCGCAAATTTTCGATTGGCTGTCGATACTCGACATGAACGTGTGGATCATCCTGGCACTGATGGTTATTGTAGCTGCATTTAACATGGTATCGGGCTTGCTGGTACTGATACTTGAACGCGCGAGTATGATTGGGGTGCTAAAAGCCATGGGAAGTCCCAACTGGAGCATCCGCAAAGTGTTTGTGTATCTCTCGGTATTTTTAACCGGACGCGGACTACTTTGGGGAAATATTATTGGCGTAGCTATCGTACTGCTGCAAATGGTCTTTCATGTTATCCGGTTGAATCCCGAGTCGTATTATGTTGATTATGTGCCGATGAATTTTTCGCTTACCCACCTGCTGCTGCTCAACCTCGGAACTATTGTTATTACTTCGCTGATACTGATAATTCCAAGCTGGTTTATCTCAAAAATTTCGCCTGATAAAGTGATCCGGTTTGATTAA
- the rsmA gene encoding 16S rRNA (adenine(1518)-N(6)/adenine(1519)-N(6))-dimethyltransferase RsmA, translating to MSYVRPKKNLGQHFLTDQNIARKIVDSLGADVPDVLEIGPGMGVLTQYLLQRAELNVHVVEIDTESVEYLQQNFPTLKYIWGEDFLKADVAERFSGNFSLIGNFPYNISSQIFFRVLEYRNRIPETVGMVQKEVAERIAAPHGSKTYGILSVLLQAFFDIEYLFTVSEGVFNPPPKVKSAVVRLKRNEVKELPCSEALFVKVVKAAFNLRRKMLRNSLKEICSALPEEYAMKRPEQLSVGAFIDLTYKIEEIEKQ from the coding sequence ATGAGTTATGTACGACCCAAAAAAAATCTTGGTCAGCATTTTTTAACCGACCAAAATATTGCGCGAAAAATTGTTGACAGCCTGGGTGCCGATGTACCGGATGTACTGGAGATCGGCCCTGGAATGGGAGTCCTTACTCAATACCTTTTACAACGCGCTGAGCTGAATGTTCATGTTGTTGAGATCGATACTGAATCAGTAGAATACCTCCAACAAAATTTTCCGACACTAAAATACATTTGGGGAGAAGACTTTCTGAAAGCTGACGTTGCAGAACGTTTTTCGGGTAATTTCAGTCTTATCGGTAATTTCCCTTACAATATTTCATCGCAAATATTTTTTCGTGTGTTGGAATACCGCAACCGCATTCCCGAAACAGTAGGAATGGTACAAAAGGAGGTTGCCGAGCGTATTGCTGCACCTCACGGTTCGAAAACGTACGGAATACTGAGTGTGTTACTGCAGGCCTTTTTCGATATCGAATACCTGTTTACTGTTTCGGAAGGCGTGTTTAACCCGCCGCCAAAAGTAAAATCGGCAGTGGTGCGGCTGAAACGGAATGAGGTAAAAGAACTGCCGTGCAGCGAAGCGCTGTTTGTAAAAGTGGTAAAGGCAGCTTTTAACCTTCGCCGCAAAATGCTACGTAACTCTTTAAAGGAAATTTGTTCCGCTTTACCCGAAGAGTATGCTATGAAACGTCCGGAACAACTTTCGGTCGGTGCGTTTATTGATCTAACTTATAAAATCGAAGAAATCGAAAAACAGTAA
- the purH gene encoding bifunctional phosphoribosylaminoimidazolecarboxamide formyltransferase/IMP cyclohydrolase, which translates to MADNKKIKTALVSVFHKENLDKIVAKLNDLGVKILSTGGTKSFIESLGVEVTSVESLTGYPSILGGRVKTLHPKVFGGILSRRDNQGDVSQLTEYEIPEIDLVIVDLYPFEDTVASGAEEQDIIEKIDIGGISLIRAAAKNFKDVVIVPSQNEYQPLLEKLEANDGEFSLADRKWFAGKAFGVSSHYDAAIFSYFNEGGDAGTQRISLNDGDVLRYGENPHQAATFFKFDNVAEGAGLANAQVLQGKALSYNNMLDADAAWKSASDAYHSVTHIENKVAVSVIKHLNPCGLAVTDNIMESLELAWAGDPISAFGGIICFTDTVTKEAAEWFSKKFIEIIIAPEYTDEALEVLAKKKNLRVLVTPVRPMEAGEKLYRSISGGMLVQDEDEGLDTEFKTVTKKEFEASKMNLAKFGSIACKHLKSNAIAVVTETEKGAFWLTGAGMGQPNRLDSLRYLTMPRFDLKGGLDIEKSVLISDAFFPFRDSIEAANEYGVKYIIEPGGSIRDEEVIEACNEFGIAMAFTGRRHFRH; encoded by the coding sequence ATGGCTGATAATAAAAAAATTAAGACTGCTCTGGTTTCAGTCTTTCACAAAGAAAATTTAGATAAGATTGTTGCAAAACTAAACGACTTGGGTGTTAAGATATTAAGTACCGGTGGTACAAAAAGTTTTATCGAGTCGTTGGGCGTTGAGGTTACCTCAGTTGAAAGTTTAACCGGTTACCCGTCGATTTTGGGTGGACGCGTAAAAACTTTGCACCCGAAAGTGTTTGGTGGAATTTTATCACGTCGCGACAACCAGGGCGATGTAAGCCAGTTAACTGAATACGAAATCCCGGAGATCGACCTTGTAATTGTTGATTTGTATCCGTTTGAAGATACTGTGGCTTCGGGAGCTGAAGAACAAGATATTATTGAAAAAATTGATATAGGGGGGATTTCATTGATTCGTGCCGCTGCCAAAAACTTCAAAGATGTAGTGATTGTTCCTTCGCAGAACGAATATCAGCCACTGCTTGAAAAACTGGAAGCCAACGATGGCGAGTTCAGTTTGGCAGACCGTAAATGGTTTGCCGGAAAAGCGTTTGGCGTTTCGTCGCATTACGATGCTGCAATTTTCAGCTATTTCAATGAAGGTGGCGATGCCGGAACACAACGCATTAGCCTTAACGATGGCGATGTTTTACGTTACGGAGAAAATCCACACCAGGCAGCAACATTCTTTAAATTCGATAACGTTGCCGAAGGTGCAGGTCTTGCAAACGCACAAGTACTTCAGGGAAAAGCTTTATCGTACAACAATATGCTGGATGCCGATGCAGCCTGGAAATCAGCCAGCGATGCATATCACTCGGTAACTCACATCGAAAATAAAGTAGCTGTTTCGGTTATTAAACACTTAAACCCTTGTGGTTTGGCGGTAACCGACAACATTATGGAATCGTTGGAACTGGCATGGGCCGGTGACCCAATCAGCGCATTTGGTGGTATTATTTGTTTTACCGATACTGTAACCAAAGAAGCAGCCGAGTGGTTCAGTAAAAAATTCATCGAAATTATTATCGCTCCTGAATATACCGACGAAGCATTGGAGGTTTTAGCTAAAAAGAAAAATCTTCGTGTTTTGGTAACACCGGTTCGTCCGATGGAGGCAGGAGAAAAATTATACCGTTCGATAAGTGGCGGAATGTTGGTTCAGGATGAAGATGAAGGTTTAGATACTGAATTTAAAACAGTAACCAAAAAAGAATTTGAAGCTTCAAAAATGAACCTGGCCAAATTCGGATCAATCGCTTGTAAACACCTAAAAAGTAACGCTATTGCGGTAGTTACCGAAACTGAAAAAGGCGCTTTCTGGTTAACTGGAGCAGGAATGGGACAGCCAAACCGTTTGGATAGTTTGCGTTACCTTACCATGCCACGTTTCGATTTGAAAGGTGGGTTGGATATCGAAAAATCGGTATTGATTTCGGATGCTTTCTTCCCGTTCCGCGACAGCATTGAGGCAGCCAACGAATACGGTGTAAAATACATCATCGAGCCGGGTGGTAGTATTCGCGACGAGGAAGTGATCGAAGCTTGTAACGAATTTGGCATTGCCATGGCATTTACAGGCCGCAGACATTTCAGACATTAA
- a CDS encoding lysylphosphatidylglycerol synthase transmembrane domain-containing protein, which produces MKKTIVKILQFIGFFALGAFIFWLIYKDQDIERIKTVLKNDVNYWWVALSLFLGLLSHISRTLRWGLMIEPIGHKPRFINTFLAVMVGYLMNMAFPRMGEVSRCGVLSRYEKISFTKLVGTVVAERLIDLISLLILLAIVILSQFGEMLHFMKANPEISEKLHAAITSPYLIIGVVVFAVLIFVFRNAFKHTAFFKKILEIIRNFKEGFISIRNIKKKGWFFFHSAFIWGMYYLMLYVVFFAFDFTSDLNPIAGLTTFVLASFGMVAPVQGGIGAWHFMAKEALSLYGVANENGIIFAFVAHTSMTAMIILIGIISILILPFINRRSDVTEEELVPETVSAN; this is translated from the coding sequence TTGAAAAAAACAATCGTTAAGATCCTTCAGTTTATTGGCTTCTTCGCCCTTGGGGCATTCATTTTTTGGCTTATTTATAAAGATCAGGACATTGAACGAATAAAAACCGTTCTGAAAAATGATGTGAACTACTGGTGGGTTGCACTCTCGCTGTTTCTTGGCTTGTTGAGTCACATAAGCCGCACACTTCGCTGGGGTTTAATGATCGAACCCATTGGACATAAACCACGCTTTATTAATACATTTTTGGCAGTAATGGTAGGCTATTTAATGAACATGGCTTTTCCACGAATGGGCGAAGTATCGCGCTGCGGTGTTTTGTCGCGCTATGAAAAAATATCGTTTACTAAACTGGTGGGAACCGTTGTTGCCGAACGACTGATCGACCTGATTTCACTGCTGATTTTGCTAGCGATTGTTATTCTTTCGCAATTTGGAGAGATGCTCCACTTTATGAAAGCCAATCCGGAAATATCGGAAAAACTGCATGCTGCCATAACATCTCCTTACCTCATTATAGGAGTTGTAGTATTTGCTGTTTTGATCTTCGTTTTCAGAAACGCATTTAAGCATACCGCATTTTTCAAAAAAATTCTGGAGATCATCCGCAATTTTAAAGAAGGTTTTATTTCCATTCGTAATATCAAGAAAAAAGGTTGGTTCTTTTTCCACTCGGCGTTTATCTGGGGCATGTATTACCTGATGCTTTACGTGGTGTTCTTTGCTTTCGATTTTACCAGCGATCTGAACCCAATTGCCGGACTGACCACATTTGTACTGGCAAGTTTTGGTATGGTGGCTCCGGTGCAGGGCGGAATAGGCGCATGGCATTTTATGGCCAAAGAAGCCCTCTCGTTGTATGGAGTGGCCAACGAAAACGGAATTATCTTCGCTTTTGTAGCTCATACGTCAATGACAGCAATGATCATTCTCATTGGTATAATATCTATACTCATTCTTCCGTTTATTAATCGCCGAAGCGATGTTACCGAAGAAGAACTGGTCCCGGAAACTGTGAGTGCAAACTAG
- a CDS encoding rod shape-determining protein: protein MGLFSFLTQEIAIDLGTANTIIIHNDKIVVDEPSIVAIDMKTEKMVAIGEKARQMQGKTHANLKTIRPLRDGVIADFNAAEQMIRGMIKMINPKSRMFSPALKMVICIPSGSTEVEIRAVRDSSEHAGGREVYMVYEPLAAAIGIGLDVEAPEGNMVVDIGGGTTEIAVISLGGIVTNKSIRIAGDDLTADIMEYMRHQHNIKIGERTAEEIKIHVGSALSQLKEPPPDYVVQGPNQMTALPIEVPVSYQEIAHCLEKSISKIETAVLSALEQTPPELYADIVVKGIWLAGGGALLKGLDKRLTDKIGIPFHIAEDPLRAVVRGTGIALKNVEGFSFLIR, encoded by the coding sequence ATGGGTTTATTTTCATTTTTAACGCAGGAGATAGCAATTGACCTAGGAACGGCCAATACTATTATCATCCATAATGATAAAATTGTAGTGGACGAGCCTTCGATTGTAGCCATCGATATGAAAACCGAAAAGATGGTTGCCATTGGAGAAAAAGCCAGGCAAATGCAAGGGAAGACGCACGCAAATTTAAAGACGATCAGGCCGTTACGCGACGGTGTGATTGCCGACTTTAATGCTGCGGAGCAAATGATCAGGGGGATGATTAAAATGATTAACCCGAAGTCGAGGATGTTTTCTCCGGCTTTAAAAATGGTAATTTGTATTCCTTCAGGAAGTACCGAAGTTGAAATTCGTGCGGTACGCGACTCGTCGGAACATGCCGGCGGACGCGAGGTTTACATGGTTTACGAACCACTGGCCGCAGCAATTGGTATCGGTTTAGATGTTGAAGCTCCTGAAGGAAATATGGTAGTGGATATTGGTGGTGGTACTACCGAGATTGCGGTTATCTCTCTCGGTGGTATCGTTACCAACAAATCAATCCGTATTGCCGGCGACGATCTTACTGCCGACATTATGGAATATATGCGTCATCAGCACAATATTAAAATTGGTGAACGTACAGCAGAGGAAATTAAAATTCATGTTGGTTCGGCCTTGTCGCAACTAAAAGAACCACCACCGGATTATGTAGTTCAGGGGCCAAACCAAATGACAGCGTTGCCAATTGAGGTGCCGGTTTCGTACCAGGAAATTGCACATTGCCTGGAAAAATCGATTTCTAAAATTGAAACTGCGGTGTTAAGTGCTTTGGAGCAAACACCTCCTGAATTGTATGCCGATATTGTGGTGAAAGGAATTTGGCTGGCAGGTGGTGGCGCCTTGTTAAAAGGTCTTGATAAACGACTGACTGACAAAATTGGTATTCCATTCCACATTGCAGAAGATCCGTTACGTGCGGTTGTTAGAGGTACTGGTATTGCTCTGAAAAATGTAGAAGGCTTCTCATTCCTTATCCGATAA
- the mreC gene encoding rod shape-determining protein MreC: MRSLLRFLVRNYAFLLFLLLEAVSLVMVFNYNSFQRSRFLNSANFISASFYNTTSSVFQYFELAHVNEELANENAYLRSLLDGGTLEEISVADSIITTHELPDSNFVFRTARIINNSANKQQNYITLDKGLDDGIKADQGILAPEGVVGVVTGVSNSYASGLSLLNPRWSISAKLKNSGYYGSLRWDGQNYRQADLQEIPIHVNLATGDTVVTSGYSSIFPEGLLIGTILSFDQPQGENYYNIKVKLAVDFKSIRYVHVIENVKKEELKDLENRVINGAGNH; the protein is encoded by the coding sequence ATGCGCAGTCTCCTTCGATTCCTGGTAAGAAATTATGCGTTTCTACTGTTTCTTTTGTTAGAAGCGGTTTCGTTGGTGATGGTATTTAACTACAATAGTTTTCAGCGGTCGCGCTTTTTGAATTCGGCCAATTTTATTTCGGCTAGCTTTTACAATACCACAAGCTCGGTATTTCAATATTTCGAATTGGCGCACGTAAACGAAGAATTGGCCAACGAAAATGCCTATCTCCGGTCGCTGCTCGATGGCGGTACATTGGAGGAAATATCGGTTGCTGATTCGATAATAACTACGCACGAACTGCCGGATTCAAATTTCGTATTCAGGACAGCGCGTATTATTAACAATTCGGCCAATAAACAGCAAAATTACATTACGCTCGATAAAGGACTCGACGATGGAATAAAAGCCGATCAGGGAATTCTTGCACCTGAAGGAGTTGTTGGTGTGGTTACCGGCGTTTCCAATTCGTATGCATCGGGATTGTCGTTGCTTAATCCACGATGGAGCATTTCTGCTAAGTTGAAGAACTCCGGTTATTATGGTTCGTTGCGCTGGGATGGTCAAAACTACCGCCAGGCCGACTTACAGGAAATACCAATTCACGTAAATCTGGCAACAGGCGATACGGTGGTAACAAGTGGTTATTCATCCATTTTCCCCGAAGGATTGCTGATCGGTACCATTTTATCGTTTGATCAACCGCAAGGCGAAAATTACTACAATATAAAGGTGAAACTGGCTGTCGATTTTAAATCGATACGTTATGTGCACGTCATCGAAAATGTGAAAAAAGAGGAGTTAAAAGATCTGGAGAATAGAGTAATAAATGGGGCGGGAAATCATTAA